Proteins encoded in a region of the Triplophysa rosa linkage group LG14, Trosa_1v2, whole genome shotgun sequence genome:
- the mcamb gene encoding melanoma cell adhesion molecule b isoform X2: protein MDPRYVALLVAGLHVLTCKTWALVEVSMEDRVEVFLYNQASIPCIYNMNEKAMIITWSKKLPGRERSKVLFHIEGERGEIDDSGYTGRISYTHSYNSSESLGSIILTIDKVQLSDESEIICMVKDNTLADQGEGHTQLQVFNAPSIPAIVGTHNGISVDENKPSTVADCKVDNVYPRPNITWYRGTFPLQSSNDVKIMDRVTKNPSGLFTVYSELHLKVVREDEHAKFYCEVNYFTPGEKRMMESDRINITVFYPTTEVTMWANPSEKLLKEGDAVEIGCKGNGNPQPIFTFIHDKNELSSENELLVFKEVKRSDSGTYVCQILNLDTYTEVEDSIDIMIHYLDEIVVTPEKRVLDQGEDLTLTCNALASLSTHTEWYKDGVRVSEGHVLKLHNASQNTEGMYLCKITVVSLPELQKQTSLHINVRANPKITEEIVVSPMNKADHSVNLTCVAQGYPIPNITWHLNDRQTGEPLTESSVEYHEKGVGVLSIISVKANSEFTANCTAFNELGITSASRDVTTFARGPTTTTAPHTKGGSGVIIAVVIICLLLLAILGSFLYFLYKKGRLSCGRSGKQDFTKENANKDEIGMKSSKSEEAVLLQGVNGDKKSPTE from the exons CATGGGCCTTGGTGGAGGTGAGCATGGAGGACAGGGTGGAGGTTTTTTTATACAACCAGGCCAGCATCCCCTGTATATACAATATGAATGAGAAGGCCATGATAATAACGTGGTCTAAG AAATTACCAGGCAGAGAGCGAAGCAAAGTACTTTTCCACATTGAAGGTGAACGTGGGGAGATAGATGACAGTGGCTACACGGGGCGGATCAGCTACACTCATTCTTATAACTCCAGTGAGTCCCTGGGAAGCATCATTCTGACTATCGATAAAGTACAACTGAGCGATGAGTCTGAGATCATCTGCATGGTGAAAGATAACACCTTGGCAGACCAGGGTGAAGGACACACTCAGCTACAAGTCTTTA ATGCGCCATCTATTCCTGCGATTGTTGGTACACACAATGGAATTTCTGTAGATGAAAATAAGCCATCAACG GTTGCGGACTGCAAAGTGGACAATGTGTACCCCAGACCCAACATCACCTGGTACAGGGGCACATTCCCTCTCCAGTCCTCAAATGATg TTAAGATCATGGATAGGGTGACGAAGAATCCTAGCGGCTTGTTCACAGTCTACAGTGAGCTTCATCTAAAAGTTGTAAGGGAAGATGAGCACGCCAAGTTCTACTGTGAGGTCAATTACTTTACCCCTGGTGAAAAACGAATGATGGAGTCCGATCGTATCAACATTACCGTTTTTT ACCCCACAACAGAGGTTACAATGTGGGCAAATCCGTCCGAAAAGCTTTTAAAAGAAGGTGACGCTGTGGAGATCGGATGTAAGGGAAATGGAAACCCACAGCCCATTTTTACTTTCATTCATGACAAG AACGAACTTTCATCAGAAAATGAGTTGCTGGTTTTTAAAGAAGTCAAGCGTTCAGACAGCGGAACATATGTGTGTCAAATATTAAACTTGGACACATACACGGAGGTCGAGGACTCCATCGATATCATGATACACT ATTTGGATGAAATTGTGGTGACACCAGAGAAGCGGGTCCTGGACCAGGGGGAAGATCTGACATTAACCTGTAATGCTTTGGCTTCTCtgtccacacacacagaatgGTATAAG GATGGAGTACGTGTGTCAGAGGGACATGTTTTAAAGTTACACAATGCCTCCCAAAACACAGAGGGGATGTATCTATGTAAAATCACAGTCGTTTCCCTgcctgagctacagaaacagaCGTCTTTGCATATCAATGTGCGAG CAAATCCAAAGATCACAGAGGAGATAGTTGTCAGTCCAATGAATAAGGCTGATCACTCTGTTAACTTGACCTGCGTTGCACAAGGCTATCCCATTCCCAACATCACCTGGCACCTCAATGACCGACAG ACTGGCGAGCCTCTCACTGAATCGAGTGTGGAGTACCATGAGAAGGGTGTTGGTGTTCTCAGTATCATCTCTGTCAAAGCCAACTCTGAATTCACAGCCAACTGCACCGCCTTCAATGAGTTGGGGATAACCAGCGCCTCTCGTGATGTTACAACCT TTGCACGAGGACCTACGACTACGACAGCCCCCCACACGAAAG GTGGTAGTGGAGTCATTATAGCGGTTGTCATCATCTGCCTCCTCCTGCTCGCCATCCTGGGCAGTTTCCTCTACTTCCTGTACAAGAAAGGCAGGCTGTCCTGTGGGCGATCGGGAAAACaggattt CACAAAGGAAAATGCTAATAAAGATGAAATTGGGATGAAGAGTAGCAAATCTGAGGAGGCCGTGCTTTTACAGGGAGTCAACGGGGACAAAAAATCACCCACTGAATAG
- the mcamb gene encoding melanoma cell adhesion molecule b isoform X1 has protein sequence MDPRYVALLVAGLHVLTCKTWALVEVSMEDRVEVFLYNQASIPCIYNMNEKAMIITWSKKLPGRERSKVLFHIEGERGEIDDSGYTGRISYTHSYNSSESLGSIILTIDKVQLSDESEIICMVKDNTLADQGEGHTQLQVFNAPSIPAIVGTHNGISVDENKPSTVADCKVDNVYPRPNITWYRGTFPLQSSNDVKIMDRVTKNPSGLFTVYSELHLKVVREDEHAKFYCEVNYFTPGEKRMMESDRINITVFYPTTEVTMWANPSEKLLKEGDAVEIGCKGNGNPQPIFTFIHDKNELSSENELLVFKEVKRSDSGTYVCQILNLDTYTEVEDSIDIMIHYLDEIVVTPEKRVLDQGEDLTLTCNALASLSTHTEWYKDGVRVSEGHVLKLHNASQNTEGMYLCKITVVSLPELQKQTSLHINVRANPKITEEIVVSPMNKADHSVNLTCVAQGYPIPNITWHLNDRQTGEPLTESSVEYHEKGVGVLSIISVKANSEFTANCTAFNELGITSASRDVTTFARGPTTTTAPHTKATGITVPPKQHQQGGSGVIIAVVIICLLLLAILGSFLYFLYKKGRLSCGRSGKQDFTKENANKDEIGMKSSKSEEAVLLQGVNGDKKSPTE, from the exons CATGGGCCTTGGTGGAGGTGAGCATGGAGGACAGGGTGGAGGTTTTTTTATACAACCAGGCCAGCATCCCCTGTATATACAATATGAATGAGAAGGCCATGATAATAACGTGGTCTAAG AAATTACCAGGCAGAGAGCGAAGCAAAGTACTTTTCCACATTGAAGGTGAACGTGGGGAGATAGATGACAGTGGCTACACGGGGCGGATCAGCTACACTCATTCTTATAACTCCAGTGAGTCCCTGGGAAGCATCATTCTGACTATCGATAAAGTACAACTGAGCGATGAGTCTGAGATCATCTGCATGGTGAAAGATAACACCTTGGCAGACCAGGGTGAAGGACACACTCAGCTACAAGTCTTTA ATGCGCCATCTATTCCTGCGATTGTTGGTACACACAATGGAATTTCTGTAGATGAAAATAAGCCATCAACG GTTGCGGACTGCAAAGTGGACAATGTGTACCCCAGACCCAACATCACCTGGTACAGGGGCACATTCCCTCTCCAGTCCTCAAATGATg TTAAGATCATGGATAGGGTGACGAAGAATCCTAGCGGCTTGTTCACAGTCTACAGTGAGCTTCATCTAAAAGTTGTAAGGGAAGATGAGCACGCCAAGTTCTACTGTGAGGTCAATTACTTTACCCCTGGTGAAAAACGAATGATGGAGTCCGATCGTATCAACATTACCGTTTTTT ACCCCACAACAGAGGTTACAATGTGGGCAAATCCGTCCGAAAAGCTTTTAAAAGAAGGTGACGCTGTGGAGATCGGATGTAAGGGAAATGGAAACCCACAGCCCATTTTTACTTTCATTCATGACAAG AACGAACTTTCATCAGAAAATGAGTTGCTGGTTTTTAAAGAAGTCAAGCGTTCAGACAGCGGAACATATGTGTGTCAAATATTAAACTTGGACACATACACGGAGGTCGAGGACTCCATCGATATCATGATACACT ATTTGGATGAAATTGTGGTGACACCAGAGAAGCGGGTCCTGGACCAGGGGGAAGATCTGACATTAACCTGTAATGCTTTGGCTTCTCtgtccacacacacagaatgGTATAAG GATGGAGTACGTGTGTCAGAGGGACATGTTTTAAAGTTACACAATGCCTCCCAAAACACAGAGGGGATGTATCTATGTAAAATCACAGTCGTTTCCCTgcctgagctacagaaacagaCGTCTTTGCATATCAATGTGCGAG CAAATCCAAAGATCACAGAGGAGATAGTTGTCAGTCCAATGAATAAGGCTGATCACTCTGTTAACTTGACCTGCGTTGCACAAGGCTATCCCATTCCCAACATCACCTGGCACCTCAATGACCGACAG ACTGGCGAGCCTCTCACTGAATCGAGTGTGGAGTACCATGAGAAGGGTGTTGGTGTTCTCAGTATCATCTCTGTCAAAGCCAACTCTGAATTCACAGCCAACTGCACCGCCTTCAATGAGTTGGGGATAACCAGCGCCTCTCGTGATGTTACAACCT TTGCACGAGGACCTACGACTACGACAGCCCCCCACACGAAAG CAACAGGAATTACTGTTCCACCCAAACAACATCAACAAG GTGGTAGTGGAGTCATTATAGCGGTTGTCATCATCTGCCTCCTCCTGCTCGCCATCCTGGGCAGTTTCCTCTACTTCCTGTACAAGAAAGGCAGGCTGTCCTGTGGGCGATCGGGAAAACaggattt CACAAAGGAAAATGCTAATAAAGATGAAATTGGGATGAAGAGTAGCAAATCTGAGGAGGCCGTGCTTTTACAGGGAGTCAACGGGGACAAAAAATCACCCACTGAATAG